In Rhopalosiphum padi isolate XX-2018 chromosome 3, ASM2088224v1, whole genome shotgun sequence, the genomic stretch aaattattgtatttcggTGAACAATCTCATAATtgttaggtacttattaaatattttggtttttgtatgttattacttatctGTTATCGATGTTGTCATCATTTGAAGTAGAATAAATGCTTCGAGAGCTTTGTTGATCaagaatttaacataaaattaaaaattaaataaatactatgcaCTGAttactatttataggtattgcAGATGTAATACCTAATTTAGGTGGGTGGTGCCATGGTAAACGATGGTAGTCTGTAAAATATAGGATACAAGTTCTTGATATTTGGATATAAGTGCATAGAATTTGTTccgtattttattgtaacaaattCATCAGTTACTAGTACCTCCTATGtcaggttttatttttatgcaatacCATTATCTGAAACTGACATTAGTGCCATTGAATTCTACtcaattgattattaaaacttaaaatacgttattttattacatttttctgtGCCTACTTACAATAACTTATAATCTATAGAGATTAAGTGAATAAATTAGctctacataaattatttttagaataagtaCATCGAAGAATTCataattgtatagattttttcaatttcaaaattaaaacctatctttattcattttgtatttatactatgGTGAACAAAGTGAAATGACTGTTTATTAGTTCTcaacatattacataaaatatattttaaaatgaatgctcaagttaaaattatacctcatactaaattataatattgtttaggtattcaaaaaaataactatgtttctaaaattgtattctaaTTATACACAATACCAACTCTTcttaattacttttttgtttttattgaccAAAGAACAATTTACGgttattcaatacaaataattctTCACCCTTTTTTTTACTctcattcaatatttttaattaattattgtctatgcaattatttttattattatttatttaatctatttttttttttttttaagtatgaaataaattgttcaatcaatatttatatgtatttaagtacctactaattaaACTAGaactaatgtattaaaatgtattacttaaaataaccTAACCTACAATATTGCATTTTTGACAACTTcattgacaatttttatttgaaaatccaattttcttAGTTCTTCCAAATGGATAAattcagtttatattttttaaatatgtttataattttaaaaataaatgtatagaactTATCTTgatttcattatacatatttaatcattaaaaagttCTACTACTAGGAATTCATCTTATATCacccaatttaaatttatcattcaatcaaacaaaattattttattttgtttactattaaaatgaaagttattatcaaaacgctataattatatgtcttttttatttttatagggtCACTGTTAtgtctttttaaatattgttaaaacaacAATCTGGAATGGACCCTCAGCAACAGTTCTGTCTTAAGTGGAATAGTTTTAGTAGCAACCTTGTGACTGCATTTGATAACCTTTTCAAATCAGAAAGTTTAACTGATGTATCTTTGTTTTGtgaaggtaatataaaatatattatatattatacaatttcacTAGAACTTTGATAATATGGACCCCTGATAATCTGGTGATTGCTGTAGTACATTATTAAGAGTAGTTGTACCTGCATAAGTTTTCTCCATCTTACTAACACATAATATTCCATAGTTCTAattgtgtttttagtttttatattagagtaaattattGATCTATTATGTAAGTTTGAAGAAAAGAACATTATCTATATTCTCTCATtggtttattacaatattttaacttttaattgagttgttaacatttttaaatattacttatttttacattctcacaaattgtttaaaaactaaaaaattgtaagAATCCAACAGAGGACATGGATAATGTTTTCAcctttaattttcataataggtAACtgttaatctaatattaaagctaaaaatACGAAATTAGAACTACAGAAAGTATAATTTAGTATGTTTAAGCATCATTAGAAATATAAACACAACAAACATTTATTGTCGTTGATTTACTtttgaaaaatctttaatatatcCAAACTATCAAAGTTCTGCTGTAGTATGAttgaagtatttaatttattacttattaaaatatacaacaaaattattattaaataaatgtctattttattttatcaggtAAAACTTTCAAAGCTCACAAACTAATTCTGGCAGCATGCAGTAAACATTTTCAAGAAATATTTGAAGCTACTCCACTAGGATCAAGTTTAATTGTCATACTTGATGGGACATCGTCAACAAATATGGCATCGTTACTTGAGTTCATGTACCGTGGCGAAGTACAAATATCTCAAGAAAGGCTCTCTAGTTTTTTAAAGACAGCAGACAATTTACaggtaaaatttattattttattttaaatttgcataagattttctattgttattgcaatgatatatcaaaattgataaatgtttatgaatcaaagtggtttatataattattaaaaactcatTTCTATTCTTCATTAGTTCATTACATTCTTGATAGTTTATTATCTCTATTGAATAAACAACAGTTggacatttttgtttaaaaatcacattcatacatatacatatattttttataaataataacagttgttgtttaaaataatcttatctATTTGACtgtttatgtttttcattatcaagtcatataaatatattgtgtgttttttttttattagttaaagaTAAATATCATGGAATTTTTatacatgatatttttattttatattttttgtacataataatatgtatgtatataaaatataagagtataaaaaaattgattcaaatattattgacaatttgtttgatattattgatatttaagttttgtagtatataactatatattctgAAATGTTAATTAGGTTAAAGGCCTGTCATTCGAGTATGACAAATTGTCACTCACAAGTCAGCGTGAACAAGGTAATAGTGAAAACAAAACAGCAAATGATTCTCCAAGACCAAAACAAAATGGATCCGCAGAAGCTCAACTTCCCTCTACCTCATTTAGTCCACTCCCATATATAACATGTCATTATCGTCAAACCACTGTACATTCTGAACAGCATCCATCATCACCTGATCCCCAAAGAAATAATAAACGAGCGCACCATAACAATCCCAACACAACACCAGTTTCCGATACATTAGGGGTTCGAGCATCTGTCTTAAGAGATGGTTCCAGACCGGAACGTGAATCTCCTCTTTCTTTGACCTACTCTTCACATTCATCAGCGCATTTGGAAAATTCTCATCAGCCCCAAACAAATAATTCTGGTCCTGTAGATGCTACTACTTCATCACATCATTACCGCAATGTGAATACTAATAATTGTGGAGaaggtatattatttgtattaattaataattgtattacttataaaatatactttattgtatcaaaacataatttacttaaatcaattatttttactttaacagtactaaatatactttaattttgcattgctactatactattatttcatgttaaaatttaaaaaaaaatagatctgCGAATTAAATCTGAACCTACAATAACGGCGCCAAATTCTGGGGAATTTccacaaaatacaaatacaaccaATGAATGGAAAACACCAGATAATGGGACAACACCACCATCTCCATCAAATCACTCGTGGAAGATAGATACATCTCATAAAAACGTTGTTTCAACTCTAACTCCTGATggtaataaatacaatagttaCTTTTCTACAAAATGATCTTAAcatcaacaatatttataaaaaatgcaatttagtattttatattcaattatgaaTAAtcacatgtttattttttttattattattatttcaatgtaaatgaataatttatagtatgctCACTctcttgaataataaaatatagtatgcgATGATTCCATTTAACCAGTATACCACTATTAGTAAGAATATCtagttcaatttattaattttttcctaaAGTTAATAAGTAATcaaacagttaataatatttttaaacatttaatagtcTTCAAAaagatgatttttattaattttacttaaaaacttattataaccattttttttccataggtaaaaaattacaatgtcCTTATTGTGAACGATTATATGGTTATGAAACAAATCTTAGAGCTCATATAAGACAGAGGCATCAAG encodes the following:
- the LOC132924139 gene encoding zinc finger protein chinmo, coding for MDPQQQFCLKWNSFSSNLVTAFDNLFKSESLTDVSLFCEGKTFKAHKLILAACSKHFQEIFEATPLGSSLIVILDGTSSTNMASLLEFMYRGEVQISQERLSSFLKTADNLQVKGLSFEYDKLSLTSQREQGNSENKTANDSPRPKQNGSAEAQLPSTSFSPLPYITCHYRQTTVHSEQHPSSPDPQRNNKRAHHNNPNTTPVSDTLGVRASVLRDGSRPERESPLSLTYSSHSSAHLENSHQPQTNNSGPVDATTSSHHYRNVNTNNCGEDLRIKSEPTITAPNSGEFPQNTNTTNEWKTPDNGTTPPSPSNHSWKIDTSHKNVVSTLTPDGKKLQCPYCERLYGYETNLRAHIRQRHQGIRVPCPFCARTFTRNNTVRRHIAREHKTEIAVKSNPTFPQTANHNQ